The following proteins are encoded in a genomic region of Pseudomonas saponiphila:
- a CDS encoding CitMHS family transporter — protein sequence MLALLGLAMVVVFTVLIMTKRLSPIVALTLVPIVFAVLGGFAGTTGKMMLDGLKMVAPSAALLLFAILFFGLMIDSGLFDPLIRKILKRVNGDPTKIAMGTALLSLVVALDGDGTTTYMITCAAMLPLYKRIGMNPMILATISMLSLSIMSGMTPWGGPATRAIAALGLDAGEYFVPLLPTMIGGAIWVVFTAYLLGRAERKRIGNTQLQSGGGDCYIKAILEDTPHKRPRLAYVNLLLVMAVMTALVLGLMHSAVLFLIGFVLALMINYPQLDIQKERILAHSGNAMTVVLLVFAAGIFAGIFSGTKMVDALAQTLVDWIPPSWGHLFPLVVALTSMPLTFVLSNDAYYFGVVPILANAAAAYGISPLEIARASILGQPVHLMSPLVASTLLLVGMVDRDIGDFQKATVKWAVLTSLVITALALLTGALTLFV from the coding sequence ATGCTCGCTTTACTCGGCCTCGCCATGGTGGTGGTTTTCACCGTCCTGATCATGACCAAGCGCCTGTCGCCCATTGTGGCGCTGACCCTGGTGCCCATCGTCTTCGCGGTGCTCGGCGGGTTCGCCGGGACCACCGGCAAAATGATGCTCGACGGCCTGAAAATGGTCGCGCCGTCGGCGGCGCTGTTGCTGTTCGCCATTCTGTTCTTCGGCTTGATGATCGATTCGGGGCTGTTCGACCCGCTGATCCGCAAGATTCTCAAGCGGGTCAATGGCGACCCGACCAAGATCGCCATGGGCACCGCGCTGCTGTCGCTGGTGGTGGCCCTGGACGGTGATGGCACCACCACCTACATGATCACCTGCGCGGCCATGCTGCCGCTGTACAAGCGCATCGGCATGAACCCGATGATCCTCGCCACCATCTCCATGCTGTCGTTGAGCATCATGAGCGGCATGACCCCCTGGGGCGGGCCGGCGACCCGCGCCATCGCCGCCCTGGGCCTGGATGCCGGCGAGTACTTCGTGCCGCTGCTGCCGACCATGATCGGTGGTGCCATCTGGGTGGTGTTCACCGCCTACCTGCTGGGCCGGGCCGAGCGCAAGCGTATTGGCAATACCCAGCTGCAAAGCGGCGGTGGCGACTGCTACATCAAGGCCATTCTCGAAGACACCCCGCACAAGCGGCCCAGGCTGGCCTACGTCAACCTGCTGCTGGTGATGGCGGTGATGACCGCCCTGGTGCTGGGCCTGATGCATTCGGCGGTGCTGTTCCTGATCGGTTTTGTCCTGGCCTTGATGATCAACTACCCGCAGCTGGATATTCAGAAGGAGCGCATCCTCGCCCATTCGGGCAACGCCATGACCGTGGTGCTGCTGGTGTTCGCCGCCGGGATCTTCGCCGGGATCTTCTCCGGCACCAAGATGGTCGACGCCCTGGCGCAGACCCTGGTGGACTGGATCCCGCCGTCCTGGGGCCACCTGTTCCCGCTGGTGGTGGCGCTGACCAGCATGCCGCTGACCTTCGTCCTGTCCAACGATGCCTACTACTTCGGCGTGGTACCGATCCTGGCCAACGCCGCGGCGGCCTATGGCATCTCTCCCCTGGAGATCGCCCGCGCCTCGATCCTCGGCCAGCCGGTGCACCTGATGAGTCCGCTGGTGGCCTCGACCCTGCTGCTGGTGGGCATGGTGGATCGCGACATCGGCGACTTCCAGAAAGCCACGGTGAAGTGGGCCGTGCTGACCTCCCTGGTGATTACCGCCCTGGCCCTGCTGACCGGTGCCCTGACCCTGTTCGTCTGA
- the dctA gene encoding C4-dicarboxylate transporter DctA — translation MGDAMKVVKSLYFQILCAVCLGVLVGHFWAQQAIALKPLGDAFIKLIKMMIAPVVFCTIVTGIAGMSDKRSLGRLLSKTMLLFLGLTLISLFIGLAAVYLFQPGAGMNIDPTRLNTQGLSQYTESAAKLGVVEFFMHIIPETFVGAFNKGEVLPVLFIAVLCGFALSSLGERGKPVLQVLESASQMVFKIFSYLMRFAPVGAFGALAFTVGQYGITSLGALAKLIMTLYVACGFFVCVVLGGICRANGFSLWKLLRYLREEFLVVLGTSSTEPVMPRMLEKLQALGCRKSVVGLVLPTGYSFNLDGTAIYLSLAAIFIAQACNIDLSAGQVITMLAIMLLSSKGAAGVTGSGFVALASTLTVIHDIPLAGLALLIGIDRFMSEARALTSLASNAVATVVIALSEQACDRQVLLRMLNGQPLAAPAAAADDSPATVLANKLG, via the coding sequence ATGGGTGATGCCATGAAAGTTGTTAAATCGCTCTACTTCCAGATCCTCTGCGCGGTGTGCCTCGGGGTACTGGTGGGGCACTTCTGGGCCCAGCAAGCCATTGCCTTGAAGCCGCTGGGCGACGCCTTCATCAAGCTGATCAAGATGATGATCGCCCCGGTGGTGTTCTGCACCATCGTCACCGGCATCGCCGGCATGAGCGACAAGCGTTCCCTGGGCCGCCTGCTGAGCAAGACCATGCTGCTGTTCCTCGGCCTGACGCTGATCAGCCTGTTCATCGGCCTGGCGGCGGTCTACCTGTTCCAGCCCGGCGCGGGGATGAACATCGACCCCACCCGGCTGAACACCCAGGGCCTGTCGCAGTACACCGAGTCGGCGGCCAAGCTGGGGGTGGTGGAATTCTTCATGCACATCATTCCGGAGACCTTTGTCGGAGCCTTCAACAAGGGCGAGGTATTGCCGGTGCTGTTCATCGCGGTGCTGTGCGGCTTTGCCCTGTCGTCCCTGGGCGAGCGCGGCAAGCCGGTGCTGCAGGTGCTGGAGTCGGCCTCGCAGATGGTGTTCAAGATCTTCTCCTACCTGATGCGTTTTGCCCCCGTCGGCGCTTTCGGGGCCCTGGCCTTTACCGTGGGCCAGTACGGCATCACCTCCCTGGGCGCCTTGGCCAAACTGATCATGACCCTGTATGTGGCCTGCGGCTTCTTTGTCTGCGTGGTCCTGGGGGGCATTTGCCGGGCCAACGGCTTCAGCCTGTGGAAGCTGCTGCGCTACCTGCGTGAAGAGTTCCTGGTGGTGCTCGGGACCTCGTCCACGGAGCCGGTGATGCCGCGCATGCTGGAAAAACTCCAGGCCCTGGGCTGCCGCAAGAGCGTGGTGGGGCTGGTGCTGCCCACCGGCTATTCGTTCAACCTCGACGGCACGGCGATCTACCTGTCCCTGGCGGCGATCTTCATTGCCCAGGCGTGCAACATCGACCTTAGCGCCGGGCAGGTGATCACCATGCTGGCGATCATGCTGCTGTCGTCCAAGGGCGCCGCCGGGGTCACCGGCAGCGGTTTCGTGGCCCTGGCCTCGACCCTGACAGTGATCCATGACATCCCCCTGGCCGGCCTGGCGTTGCTGATCGGCATCGATCGCTTCATGTCCGAGGCCCGGGCGTTGACCAGCCTGGCCAGCAACGCCGTGGCCACCGTGGTGATCGCCCTCTCGGAGCAGGCCTGCGACCGCCAGGTGCTGTTGCGCATGCTCAATGGCCAGCCCCTTGCGGCCCCGGCCGCTGCCGCCGATGACAGCCCGGCGACCGTTCTGGCGAACAAGCTCGGCTAG
- a CDS encoding 4-oxalomesaconate tautomerase produces the protein MQRIPCVLMRGGTSKGPFFLAWDLPVAVAERDELLLNLMGSGHELEIDGIGGGSPQTSKVAIVSPSLHPEADVDYLFVQVMVSQRRVDTAPNCGNMLCAVGPFAIEQGLVKATGAQTQVRIRNLNTGTLVNAQVQTPDGQVSYEGDTTIDGVPGSAAPVALTFLDAAGSKTGQLFPTGQPQDLIDGIAVTCIDMAMPMVLVQAACLGKRGDESPAELDADSDFLQRLESLRLKAGLAMGLGDVSDKVIPKPVLVSPARAGGTLAVRYFMPHNCHRALAITGSIGLATACVTEGSVVAEMLGGVGEPRLQKVRVEHPSGSIDVVLSYTGKNAETIRASVVRTARRLFSGYVYAPASQRLAG, from the coding sequence ATGCAACGAATTCCTTGTGTGTTGATGCGCGGCGGCACCTCCAAAGGGCCGTTCTTCCTGGCCTGGGATCTGCCGGTGGCAGTGGCCGAGCGTGACGAGCTGTTGCTCAACCTGATGGGCTCCGGCCATGAGCTGGAAATCGACGGCATCGGCGGTGGCAGCCCGCAGACCAGCAAGGTGGCGATCGTCAGTCCGTCGCTGCACCCAGAGGCGGATGTCGACTACCTGTTCGTCCAGGTCATGGTGTCGCAGCGGCGAGTGGATACCGCGCCCAACTGCGGCAACATGCTCTGCGCTGTCGGGCCTTTCGCGATCGAGCAGGGGCTGGTCAAGGCCACGGGGGCACAGACCCAGGTGCGGATTCGCAACCTCAACACCGGCACCCTGGTCAATGCCCAGGTCCAGACTCCCGATGGCCAGGTCAGTTACGAAGGCGACACCACCATCGACGGCGTGCCGGGCAGCGCAGCGCCGGTGGCCCTGACCTTTCTCGATGCCGCCGGGAGCAAGACCGGTCAGCTGTTTCCCACCGGCCAGCCTCAGGACCTGATCGACGGCATTGCCGTGACCTGCATCGACATGGCCATGCCCATGGTGCTGGTGCAGGCGGCCTGCCTGGGCAAGCGCGGCGATGAAAGCCCCGCCGAGCTGGACGCCGACAGCGACTTTCTGCAGCGCCTGGAGAGCCTGCGGCTCAAGGCCGGCCTGGCCATGGGCCTGGGGGATGTCAGCGACAAGGTGATTCCCAAGCCGGTGCTGGTGTCCCCGGCCCGGGCCGGGGGCACCCTGGCGGTGCGCTATTTCATGCCCCACAACTGCCATCGGGCCCTGGCCATCACCGGCTCCATCGGCCTGGCTACCGCCTGTGTCACCGAGGGCAGCGTGGTGGCCGAGATGCTGGGCGGGGTCGGTGAGCCGCGCCTGCAAAAGGTTCGGGTCGAGCACCCCAGCGGCTCGATAGATGTCGTATTGTCCTACACCGGAAAAAACGCCGAGACCATCCGCGCCTCGGTGGTCCGCACCGCTCGCCGGTTGTTTTCCGGGTATGTCTACGCGCCTGCTTCACAACGCCTGGCCGGCTAG
- a CDS encoding LysR family transcriptional regulator gives MEYELQDIRSFVKIAELGSFHEAADALHLSQPALSRRMKKLEEGLGTALLDRTTRKVSLTSVGRDFLPKARRLLDDFDDSILNIRELAERQIGQVTLACIPTAAFYFLPSVIRLYNQRYPKIRIRLLDLSANEGLEAVLRGEADFGINMMSGQHPDIEFVPLVNEPFVLACRRDHELAGRRSVTWSELSDYRLIGVGRLSGNRMLLDHALSGLSWRPQWFYEVQHLSTSLGMVEAGLGVSAMPSLAMPAADHPTLVSVPLTEPVVNRTLGLVYRRGASLSPAAEKFVAILLEQWPH, from the coding sequence ATGGAATATGAGCTCCAGGACATACGATCTTTCGTGAAAATCGCCGAACTGGGGAGTTTCCACGAAGCCGCCGACGCCTTGCACCTGTCGCAACCGGCCCTGAGCCGGCGCATGAAAAAACTCGAAGAGGGCCTGGGCACCGCCCTCCTCGATCGCACCACGCGCAAGGTCAGCCTGACCAGCGTCGGCCGCGACTTCCTGCCCAAGGCCCGGCGCCTGCTGGACGACTTCGACGACTCGATCCTCAACATCCGTGAACTGGCGGAACGCCAGATCGGCCAGGTAACCCTGGCCTGCATCCCCACGGCGGCCTTCTACTTCCTGCCGTCGGTGATCCGCCTGTACAACCAGCGCTACCCGAAAATCCGCATCCGCCTGCTCGACCTCAGCGCCAACGAGGGCCTGGAAGCGGTGCTGCGCGGCGAAGCGGACTTCGGCATCAACATGATGAGCGGCCAGCACCCGGACATCGAATTCGTGCCACTGGTCAACGAACCCTTTGTCCTGGCCTGCCGCCGCGACCATGAACTGGCCGGACGCCGCTCGGTGACCTGGTCGGAACTCAGCGATTACCGCTTGATCGGCGTTGGCCGCCTGAGCGGCAACCGCATGCTGCTGGACCATGCCCTGTCCGGCTTGAGCTGGCGGCCCCAGTGGTTCTACGAAGTGCAACACCTGTCCACGTCGCTGGGCATGGTCGAGGCCGGGCTCGGGGTGTCGGCGATGCCCAGCCTGGCGATGCCCGCCGCCGATCACCCGACCCTGGTCAGCGTTCCGCTGACCGAGCCGGTGGTCAACCGCACCCTGGGCCTGGTGTACCGCCGCGGCGCCTCGCTGTCGCCGGCCGCGGAAAAGTTCGTGGCGATTCTGCTGGAGCAGTGGCCGCACTGA
- a CDS encoding monovalent cation:proton antiporter-2 (CPA2) family protein produces MPHEGNLLQAAVVFLCAAVLIVPLAKRLQLGAVLGYLLAGVLIGPSVLGLVGNPQSVSHISELGVVLLLFIIGLELSPKRLWVMRKAVFGVGLAQVLLTGTVIGVVALFLFGQSLNSAIVLGLGLALSSTALGLQSLAERKELNSPHGRMAFAILLFQDIAAIPLIAMVPVLAGNDHHTSSAEDLRHGLQVLGSIAVVVVGGRYLLRPVFRIVARTRLPEVSTATALLVVIGTAWLMDLVGVSMALGAFLAGLLLADSEYRHELEAQIEPFKGLLLGLFFISVGMGANLGLLLSAPIAVLGLTLLLIGLKLPLLYVVGRLAGDLNRESAVRLGVVLAAGGEFAFVVFKIGRDQGLFEARLHDLLVLTITLSMALTPLLLLACSRWLKPKAKPLEMPAEYRQIDADSPRVVIAGMGRMGQIVARILRAQKIPFVALDTSVDTIELIRSFGGMPVFYGDPMRPEILSAAKVGTAEYFVIATDDPETNIKTAEQVRKLYPHLKIIARARNRQHVHRLVDLEAQAVRETYYSSLEMSRRTLVGLGLSQAQADSRIQRFTQHDEQLLAAQHAVYDDAAKVLQSAQEARAELARLFEADEQDEQIESPLPPMR; encoded by the coding sequence ATGCCCCATGAAGGCAACCTGCTACAAGCCGCCGTCGTGTTCCTCTGCGCCGCCGTGCTCATCGTGCCCCTGGCCAAGCGCCTGCAACTGGGGGCCGTGCTCGGCTACCTGCTGGCCGGGGTGCTGATCGGCCCGTCGGTGCTGGGGCTGGTGGGCAACCCGCAAAGCGTCAGTCATATCTCCGAGCTGGGAGTGGTGCTGTTGCTGTTCATCATCGGCCTGGAGCTGTCGCCCAAGCGCCTGTGGGTGATGCGCAAGGCAGTGTTCGGCGTCGGCCTGGCCCAGGTGCTGTTGACCGGCACAGTGATCGGCGTGGTAGCGCTGTTCCTGTTCGGCCAATCGCTGAACAGCGCCATCGTGCTGGGCCTGGGTCTGGCCCTGTCCTCCACCGCCCTGGGCCTGCAGAGCCTGGCCGAACGCAAGGAGCTGAACAGCCCCCACGGGCGCATGGCCTTCGCCATCCTGCTGTTCCAGGACATCGCCGCCATTCCGCTGATCGCCATGGTCCCGGTGCTGGCCGGCAACGATCACCACACCAGCAGCGCCGAGGACCTGCGCCACGGCCTGCAGGTGCTGGGCAGCATCGCCGTGGTGGTGGTGGGCGGACGCTACCTGTTGCGTCCGGTGTTTCGCATCGTCGCTCGCACCCGCTTGCCGGAAGTGTCCACCGCCACCGCCCTGCTGGTGGTGATCGGCACCGCCTGGCTGATGGACCTGGTGGGGGTGTCCATGGCCCTCGGCGCCTTCCTCGCCGGCCTGCTGCTGGCCGACTCCGAGTACCGCCATGAGCTGGAAGCGCAGATCGAGCCTTTCAAGGGCCTGCTGCTGGGGCTGTTCTTCATCAGTGTCGGCATGGGCGCCAATCTCGGCCTGCTGCTCAGCGCGCCCATCGCGGTGCTGGGCCTGACCCTGCTGCTGATCGGCCTCAAGCTGCCCCTGCTGTACGTGGTCGGGCGGTTGGCTGGCGACCTCAATCGCGAAAGCGCAGTGCGCCTGGGCGTGGTGCTGGCGGCTGGCGGCGAATTCGCCTTCGTGGTGTTCAAGATCGGTCGCGACCAGGGCCTGTTCGAGGCCCGCCTGCATGACCTGCTGGTGCTCACCATCACCCTGTCCATGGCCCTCACGCCGCTGCTGTTGCTGGCCTGCTCGCGCTGGCTCAAGCCCAAGGCCAAGCCCCTGGAGATGCCCGCCGAATACCGCCAGATCGACGCCGACAGCCCGCGGGTGGTGATCGCCGGCATGGGCCGCATGGGGCAGATCGTGGCGCGGATCCTGCGGGCACAGAAGATCCCCTTCGTGGCCCTGGACACCTCGGTGGACACCATCGAACTGATCCGCAGCTTCGGCGGCATGCCGGTGTTCTACGGCGACCCGATGCGCCCGGAAATCCTCAGCGCGGCCAAGGTCGGCACGGCGGAATACTTCGTCATCGCCACCGATGACCCGGAAACCAACATCAAGACCGCCGAACAGGTGCGCAAGCTCTACCCGCACCTGAAGATCATCGCCCGAGCGCGCAACCGCCAGCACGTGCACCGACTGGTGGACCTGGAGGCCCAGGCCGTGCGGGAAACCTACTACTCCAGCCTGGAAATGAGCCGTCGCACCCTGGTCGGCCTGGGGCTGAGCCAGGCCCAGGCGGACTCGCGGATCCAGCGCTTCACCCAGCACGACGAACAGCTGCTGGCGGCCCAGCACGCGGTCTACGACGACGCCGCCAAAGTGCTGCAGAGCGCCCAGGAAGCCCGGGCCGAGCTGGCCCGGCTGTTCGAGGCCGACGAGCAGGACGAGCAGATCGAGAGCCCGCTGCCGCCGATGCGCTGA
- a CDS encoding DNA alkylation repair protein, producing the protein MSSTQENAPALKEIFNQQRLEHIADAMRAVYPAFDRQRFLQLAGHNLAELSLMQRLARVNESLHQVLDLDYPTSLDLLRKLAPRLNSRFVCIFLPHYVASYGLHDFERSMAALKYFTGFGSSEFAVRHFLRQDCARTLALMLDWASDPDEHVRRLASEGSRPRLPWSFRLEQLQADPQLAAPILERLKSDPSLYVRKSVANHLNDISKDHPQWVMQRLEGWPLDHPHSAWIARHALRSLIKQGQRRALAIIGAGARAEVEVRRFQVTPGQLRLGERLDLSLSLASTSHRDQRLVVDYAIDYVKASGATASKVFKLKTFTLPALAQVDLGRSQPIRELTTRRHYPGRHGVQLLVNGEPLASGHFELVIP; encoded by the coding sequence ATGAGCTCCACCCAAGAGAACGCCCCGGCCCTCAAGGAAATCTTCAACCAGCAGCGCCTGGAACACATCGCCGACGCCATGCGCGCGGTGTACCCGGCCTTCGACCGTCAGCGCTTCCTGCAACTGGCCGGCCACAACCTCGCCGAGCTGTCGCTGATGCAGCGCCTGGCCCGGGTCAACGAGAGCCTGCATCAGGTGCTGGACCTGGACTACCCCACCAGCCTCGACCTGTTGCGCAAGCTGGCGCCGCGCCTGAACAGCCGCTTCGTGTGCATCTTCCTGCCGCACTACGTGGCCAGCTATGGCCTGCACGACTTCGAGCGATCGATGGCGGCCTTGAAGTACTTCACCGGCTTCGGCTCCTCGGAGTTCGCCGTGCGGCACTTCCTGCGCCAGGATTGCGCCCGCACCCTGGCCCTGATGCTGGACTGGGCCAGCGACCCGGATGAACACGTGCGCCGCCTGGCCAGCGAAGGCAGTCGCCCGCGGCTGCCCTGGTCGTTTCGCCTGGAGCAGTTGCAGGCCGACCCGCAGTTGGCGGCGCCGATTCTCGAACGCCTGAAGAGCGACCCCAGCCTGTACGTGCGCAAGTCGGTGGCCAACCACCTCAACGACATCAGCAAGGACCATCCGCAGTGGGTCATGCAGCGCCTGGAAGGCTGGCCCCTGGATCATCCCCACAGCGCCTGGATCGCCCGCCATGCCCTGCGCAGCCTGATCAAGCAGGGCCAGCGCCGGGCCCTGGCGATCATCGGCGCCGGGGCCCGGGCCGAGGTCGAGGTCAGGCGCTTTCAGGTCACGCCCGGGCAACTGCGCCTGGGCGAGCGCCTCGATCTGTCCCTGAGCCTGGCCTCAACCAGCCACCGCGACCAGCGCCTGGTGGTGGATTACGCCATCGACTACGTCAAGGCCTCCGGTGCCACGGCGAGCAAAGTATTCAAGCTCAAGACCTTCACCCTGCCCGCCCTGGCCCAGGTCGACCTGGGCCGCAGCCAGCCGATCCGTGAACTGACCACCCGCCGCCATTATCCGGGGCGCCATGGCGTGCAGTTGCTGGTCAACGGCGAGCCTCTGGCCAGTGGGCATTTCGAGCTGGTGATCCCCTGA
- a CDS encoding cytochrome b: MTAQSVPSRYARLSILMHWLMLALFVGVYACIELKGLMPRGSTARGLFLGLHSLFGISIFALVWIRLLARLKPRPPISPAPAAWQTGLSHLMHLILYGLMIATPLLAWLMLSAAGKPVPYFEFFLPAAPVTVDPDQARFFKHWHEQLGNAGYWLIGLHAAAGLFHHYWVGDNTLKRMLPGR; the protein is encoded by the coding sequence ATGACTGCTCAATCCGTACCATCGCGCTATGCGCGACTGTCGATCCTGATGCACTGGCTGATGCTGGCGCTGTTCGTCGGTGTCTATGCCTGTATCGAACTCAAGGGCCTGATGCCCCGGGGCAGCACGGCCCGAGGCCTGTTTCTCGGACTGCACAGCCTGTTCGGGATCAGCATCTTCGCCCTGGTGTGGATTCGCCTGCTGGCGCGCCTGAAGCCGCGTCCGCCGATCTCTCCGGCGCCGGCCGCCTGGCAGACCGGACTGTCGCACCTGATGCACCTGATCCTGTATGGGCTGATGATCGCCACGCCACTGCTGGCCTGGCTGATGCTCTCGGCGGCGGGCAAGCCGGTGCCGTACTTCGAGTTCTTCCTGCCGGCCGCGCCGGTGACGGTGGACCCGGACCAGGCGCGTTTCTTCAAGCACTGGCACGAGCAACTGGGCAATGCCGGCTACTGGCTGATCGGCCTGCACGCCGCGGCCGGGCTGTTCCACCACTACTGGGTGGGCGACAACACCCTCAAGCGCATGCTGCCGGGCCGCTAG
- a CDS encoding thermostable hemolysin, with product MPGFDCNIHLPLSFGCDAATPLTLARSLSGEPQRAVFEAYVSQRFRQVHGANIHHFMPQLFGLSDHLGALCAVAGVRLASSGPLFLERYLDAPIETLIDLAAQRPVEGPVERQGVVEVGNLAASDTGSARLSIIAITWLLAMDGLEWVAFTGNVGLVNSFHRLGLRPLTLCAADPARLGEDRHHWGSYYQSQPAVHVGNIRAGFIHLRNMGMFNRLGLPLSFEESSHVA from the coding sequence ATGCCTGGCTTCGACTGCAACATCCACCTGCCGCTCAGCTTCGGCTGCGACGCCGCCACGCCCCTGACCCTGGCCCGCAGCTTGTCCGGGGAGCCCCAGCGCGCGGTTTTCGAAGCCTATGTCAGCCAGCGCTTCCGCCAGGTTCACGGCGCCAACATTCATCATTTCATGCCGCAGCTGTTCGGCCTCAGCGATCACCTGGGCGCGCTGTGCGCCGTCGCCGGGGTGCGCCTGGCCAGCAGCGGCCCGCTGTTTCTGGAGCGCTATCTGGATGCCCCGATCGAAACCCTGATCGACCTCGCCGCACAACGCCCGGTGGAGGGCCCGGTGGAACGCCAGGGCGTGGTGGAGGTGGGCAACCTGGCGGCCAGCGACACCGGCAGCGCGCGATTGTCGATCATCGCCATCACCTGGCTGCTGGCCATGGACGGCCTGGAATGGGTGGCGTTCACCGGCAACGTCGGCCTGGTCAACAGCTTCCATCGCCTGGGCCTGCGCCCCTTGACCCTGTGCGCGGCCGACCCCGCGCGCCTGGGTGAAGACCGTCATCACTGGGGCAGCTACTACCAGAGCCAGCCAGCCGTACACGTGGGCAACATCCGTGCGGGGTTCATCCATTTGCGCAACATGGGGATGTTCAACCGCCTGGGCCTGCCACTGTCGTTCGAGGAGAGCAGCCATGTCGCTTGA
- a CDS encoding AMP-binding protein, protein MSLEVQRFKEALRQHAEQKTVHIALWGDRLRLDYATLYAEVIYRQQRLRDEQVQVVALALDNGPELLLWDLAALFEGLACLTLPPFFTDAQRLHCLEQSRAELLVAEDGQEAALQAAGYQRQGEFWRRRFDGPSSMPPGTAKLTFTSGTTGTPKGVCLGAESLLRVARELEQASHSSNPRHHLALLPLGILLENLGCYATLYAGATLSLPSQKTLGIQGASGVDVPTLLGCLAERRAESLILVPQLLLLLVNAAEQRQFNPASLRFAAVGGAKVSLELLQRAQRLGLPVYEGYGLSECASVVCLNRPGAHRPGSVGQPLPHVRVHLAADGEVLIEGSQLLGYLGQTDTLDGWWHSGDIGEFDSDGYLYLKGRKKHQFVTSYGRNVNPEWVEAELTQRSHIAQAFVYGEALPRNHALLWPHRADCSDSQLAAAVAQANEALPDYAQVHHWTRLQQPFTPANGLLTANGRPRREAIVEHYRDLLCPHLHSEESSS, encoded by the coding sequence ATGTCGCTTGAAGTGCAGCGTTTCAAGGAAGCGCTTCGTCAACACGCCGAACAAAAGACCGTCCATATCGCGCTCTGGGGTGATCGCCTGCGCCTGGACTACGCCACCCTCTACGCCGAGGTGATCTACCGCCAGCAACGCCTGCGCGATGAACAGGTGCAGGTCGTGGCGCTGGCCCTGGACAACGGCCCGGAACTGCTGCTGTGGGACCTGGCCGCGCTGTTCGAGGGCCTGGCCTGCCTGACCCTGCCACCCTTCTTCACCGACGCCCAGCGCCTGCACTGCCTGGAACAGAGCCGCGCCGAACTGCTGGTGGCCGAAGACGGCCAGGAGGCGGCGCTGCAAGCCGCCGGTTACCAACGCCAGGGCGAGTTCTGGCGCCGGCGTTTCGACGGACCGTCGAGCATGCCCCCGGGCACCGCGAAACTGACCTTCACCTCTGGCACCACCGGCACCCCCAAGGGCGTGTGCCTGGGCGCCGAGAGCCTGCTGCGGGTGGCCCGGGAGCTGGAGCAGGCCAGTCATTCCAGCAATCCGCGCCATCACTTGGCGCTGCTGCCGCTGGGGATTCTTCTGGAAAACCTGGGCTGCTACGCCACGCTCTACGCCGGGGCCACCCTCAGCCTGCCCAGCCAGAAGACCCTGGGCATCCAGGGCGCCAGCGGCGTCGACGTGCCGACCCTGCTCGGCTGCCTGGCCGAGCGCCGGGCCGAGAGCCTGATCCTGGTGCCTCAGTTGCTGCTGTTGCTGGTGAACGCCGCCGAGCAGCGCCAGTTCAACCCCGCCAGCCTGCGCTTCGCTGCGGTCGGCGGGGCCAAGGTGTCCCTGGAGCTGCTGCAACGGGCCCAGCGCCTGGGCCTGCCGGTCTACGAAGGCTACGGGCTGTCGGAATGCGCCTCGGTGGTGTGCCTCAACCGCCCCGGGGCACATCGCCCGGGCAGCGTCGGCCAGCCCTTGCCCCATGTCCGGGTGCACCTGGCGGCCGATGGCGAGGTGCTGATCGAAGGCTCACAACTGCTGGGCTACCTGGGACAAACCGACACTCTCGACGGCTGGTGGCACAGCGGCGATATCGGCGAGTTCGACAGCGACGGCTACCTCTACCTCAAGGGCCGCAAGAAGCATCAGTTCGTCACCAGCTACGGGCGCAACGTCAACCCCGAATGGGTCGAAGCCGAGCTGACCCAACGCAGCCACATTGCCCAGGCCTTCGTCTATGGCGAGGCCCTGCCGCGCAACCACGCCCTGCTCTGGCCGCACCGCGCGGATTGCAGCGACAGCCAGCTGGCCGCCGCCGTGGCCCAGGCCAACGAGGCCTTGCCCGATTACGCCCAGGTCCATCACTGGACCCGCCTGCAGCAGCCCTTCACTCCGGCCAACGGCCTCCTGACCGCCAATGGCCGGCCGCGCCGCGAGGCCATCGTCGAACACTACCGCGACCTGCTCTGCCCCCACCTTCATTCCGAGGAATCATCGTCATGA